A portion of the Candidatus Nitrosotenuis aquarius genome contains these proteins:
- the sat gene encoding sulfate adenylyltransferase — MDAIRPHGGRLVSRISQKNTAGIFSISVSEDLANDVENIADGIFSPLEGFLVKSDFDGVVSKGRLASDLAWTVPIVLDVDKETAQKAKDSGDVALKTTHGEFAVLHVEEIYTFDKTKTSQAVYGTTDVNHPGVAKTMSMNDYLVGGKIDYIKRPSADPIRKYRLIPTDTRKAFSDAGWKTIAAFQTRNPPHVAHEMLQKESFLSCDGVFVNPLIGKKKSGDFVDEVILESYIAMIENYYPKNRCTLATLHTEMRYAGPKEAIHHAIMRQNYGCTNIIIGRDHAGVGKYYSPFAAQEIFSDYPDLDIKPLFFPAFYYCKKCLAFTNERACPHSPDFHEQISGTKLRQIIDEGKSPSEFIMRPEVVKVIQSFKKPFVE; from the coding sequence ATGGACGCAATACGACCACACGGCGGAAGACTGGTAAGCCGAATTTCGCAAAAAAACACGGCAGGAATATTTTCCATTTCTGTCAGCGAAGATCTGGCAAACGACGTTGAAAACATTGCAGACGGAATTTTCAGCCCACTGGAGGGATTTCTGGTAAAATCAGACTTTGATGGTGTTGTATCAAAGGGAAGGCTGGCAAGTGATCTTGCATGGACCGTTCCAATAGTGCTTGATGTGGACAAGGAAACCGCGCAAAAGGCAAAGGATTCAGGCGATGTTGCGTTAAAGACAACTCATGGCGAGTTTGCCGTATTGCACGTAGAGGAAATCTACACCTTTGATAAAACAAAAACGTCACAGGCAGTCTATGGCACAACTGATGTGAATCACCCAGGCGTTGCAAAAACAATGTCCATGAATGACTATCTTGTCGGCGGCAAAATCGACTATATCAAAAGACCAAGCGCAGACCCAATTCGAAAATACAGACTAATTCCAACTGATACAAGAAAGGCATTCTCAGACGCTGGCTGGAAGACCATAGCTGCATTTCAGACAAGAAATCCACCACATGTTGCGCACGAAATGCTTCAAAAAGAGTCGTTTTTGTCATGCGACGGCGTATTTGTAAATCCACTGATAGGCAAGAAAAAATCCGGTGACTTTGTAGACGAAGTTATTTTGGAGTCATACATTGCCATGATTGAGAATTATTACCCAAAGAACAGGTGCACGCTTGCAACCCTGCACACAGAAATGAGATATGCAGGGCCAAAAGAAGCAATTCACCACGCCATAATGAGACAAAACTATGGCTGCACCAATATCATAATCGGCCGAGACCATGCAGGAGTAGGCAAATACTATTCCCCGTTTGCAGCACAAGAAATCTTCTCTGACTATCCAGACTTGGACATCAAGCCCTTGTTCTTCCCGGCATTTTATTATTGCAAAAAATGCCTTGCATTTACAAATGAGCGCGCATGCCCTCACTCACCAGACTTTCATGAGCAAATCAGCGGAACCAAGCTCCGACAAATCATAGATGAGGGCAAGTCTCCATCCGAATTTATCATGAGGCCCGAAGTGGTCAAGGTAATCCAGTCATTCAAAAAGCCGTTTGTAGAATGA
- a CDS encoding phosphoadenylyl-sulfate reductase, translating into MIPPNNYKTNFDHYLQLYTQEEIDKVNARLKTPEDALRWAYETFGDKIAKASSFGPEDSVVTDMIIKINPKARFFTLDTGRLNQETYDVMDAIAKKYNINFEVMFPETAAVEEMVRTKGINLFYDSVENRKLCCEIRKVRPLNKILSTLDAWVTGLRRDQNENRSHAAMVELDHLHGGIVKVNPIIEWTWDQVLSYIKERNLPYNKLLDRGYTSIGCEPCTRAIKPGEDLRAGRWWWESDTHKECGLHMKH; encoded by the coding sequence ATGATCCCTCCAAATAATTATAAGACAAATTTCGACCATTACCTACAGTTGTACACGCAAGAAGAAATCGACAAGGTAAACGCCCGACTCAAAACTCCAGAAGATGCACTAAGGTGGGCGTATGAAACATTTGGCGACAAAATTGCCAAAGCATCAAGCTTTGGCCCAGAAGACAGCGTTGTCACCGACATGATCATAAAAATAAACCCAAAGGCGAGATTTTTCACACTGGATACTGGCCGACTAAACCAGGAAACCTATGACGTGATGGACGCCATAGCAAAAAAATACAATATCAATTTTGAGGTAATGTTCCCAGAGACGGCAGCAGTAGAAGAAATGGTCCGCACAAAGGGGATCAACCTGTTCTATGACTCGGTAGAAAACAGAAAGCTCTGCTGTGAAATAAGAAAGGTCCGCCCCTTGAACAAAATTCTCTCAACGCTGGATGCCTGGGTTACAGGCCTGCGACGGGACCAAAACGAAAACCGATCCCATGCAGCAATGGTGGAGCTAGACCACCTTCATGGCGGAATAGTAAAGGTAAACCCGATCATAGAGTGGACATGGGACCAAGTGTTATCGTACATCAAAGAGCGCAATTTGCCATATAACAAACTCCTAGACCGCGGCTACACCAGCATTGGCTGTGAGCCGTGCACCAGAGCGATCAAGCCAGGCGAGGACCTCCGTGCAGGGAGGTGGTGGTGGGAGTCTGATACACATAAAGAGTGTGGCTTGCACATGAAACACTGA
- a CDS encoding thiamine biosynthesis protein: protein MNEPAFVVVFPSIFAKNKQSLLVSNIKKILKIQNQRYSTITKDDDLIIIDANDPVFASSAINQLFGVGQVSIARRTENKFNGIVSTVAKIGTSLLLRGEVFYVKVEGHASGYLPKDVEIAATSALIEKTVDMDCKPGTEAKHDKLIHCYLTKKNAYVSIFLEKGHGGVPYNSQEEQILCCIFDELSAISCLEAIKQGFDVRILVCYTTDANLMELVKMTNRIIPRLPSSSVTLDFCQIAIKDTAKTLQQKILVTSGVLCQLAKKQKIQRVCLSLSPLVFPVWLIEQSLDIVTKSKLIPWIALAGLDQAIIDTAKEIGLGKYLSRIEKLGSLRFTKSKDDVSGIIQKAVKSHQSVTVKIGPNNIHDILDSLEH from the coding sequence ATGAACGAGCCTGCATTTGTCGTTGTTTTTCCGTCGATTTTTGCCAAAAACAAACAAAGCCTGCTAGTATCAAACATTAAAAAAATTCTCAAAATTCAGAACCAGAGATATTCCACAATTACAAAGGACGATGATCTCATAATAATAGATGCAAACGATCCAGTCTTTGCATCGTCTGCAATAAATCAGCTTTTTGGTGTAGGCCAAGTCTCCATTGCAAGACGAACTGAGAACAAGTTCAATGGAATAGTGTCCACTGTTGCAAAAATCGGTACCAGCCTTTTGTTGCGTGGTGAGGTTTTCTATGTCAAAGTGGAAGGCCATGCATCTGGTTATTTGCCAAAAGACGTAGAGATTGCTGCAACATCTGCACTAATTGAAAAGACTGTAGACATGGACTGCAAGCCGGGAACTGAGGCAAAACATGACAAGTTAATCCATTGTTATCTTACCAAAAAGAATGCATATGTTTCGATATTTTTGGAAAAAGGCCACGGCGGAGTTCCATACAATTCCCAAGAGGAACAGATTTTGTGTTGTATTTTTGATGAGCTTTCTGCGATTTCCTGCCTTGAGGCAATAAAGCAGGGATTTGATGTTAGAATCTTGGTTTGCTACACCACGGATGCAAACTTGATGGAGCTAGTCAAGATGACAAATAGGATCATCCCAAGACTGCCAAGCTCGTCAGTAACACTTGACTTTTGCCAAATTGCAATAAAAGATACTGCAAAGACGCTGCAGCAAAAAATTCTTGTGACATCTGGAGTTTTGTGCCAGCTTGCAAAAAAGCAAAAGATCCAGCGGGTTTGCCTTTCCCTATCGCCACTTGTGTTTCCAGTTTGGCTAATTGAGCAAAGCCTAGACATTGTGACAAAAAGCAAGTTGATTCCGTGGATTGCGCTTGCCGGGCTGGATCAGGCAATCATAGACACTGCAAAAGAAATCGGCCTTGGAAAATATCTGTCCAGAATAGAAAAGCTTGGCTCACTCAGATTCACCAAGAGCAAAGACGATGTATCTGGAATCATACAAAAGGCGGTCAAGTCACACCAATCAGTCACAGTCAAGATTGGCCCAAACAATATTCACGACATTTTGGATTCTCTTGAGCACTGA
- a CDS encoding glycosyltransferase, which yields MKKIGQFIYSWGNGHYSRMMSLNEELPNFIPQYEAHFASKDEIYQKLLQKFPKENVHKALAPTPIDGKYGPDVFLSMVNALLPVRGNPPVVKQVASYLKEERALFDSLKFDLVINDGDMGPNVLAKNRNIPSIFITNQFRPRLWKSRFYFYPGVWYVSKQIAKATKIAVADSPPPYTMCEYNLNFPEKLKEKVVYVGHFASDKKKKSDVKSDLEKLIEGHKFGYWMRTGNKSTNDITGKKYEEAFSQMKKEKRIISHARADQSIDKVKDADGKTHSISEALEKKIDWIQIDVGFLSESQKETVLEECDYAVINGSHTVMGEIIGIKAKPIIGIPVYDEQTNQIQWAQEHRLGILANNTKQLVFGISHLKENYDSFVDTVKQYQKNFVANGARTTAKLAAEMLESR from the coding sequence ATGAAAAAGATAGGCCAGTTCATCTATTCGTGGGGAAACGGTCACTATTCCCGGATGATGTCTCTAAATGAGGAGCTGCCAAACTTTATTCCACAGTATGAGGCTCATTTTGCAAGTAAGGACGAAATCTACCAAAAACTGCTGCAAAAATTCCCCAAGGAAAATGTGCATAAAGCACTTGCCCCGACCCCAATTGACGGCAAATATGGGCCTGACGTGTTCTTATCAATGGTTAACGCATTATTGCCAGTACGAGGCAACCCACCAGTAGTAAAACAGGTTGCAAGCTACCTAAAAGAAGAGCGCGCACTTTTTGATTCGCTAAAATTTGATCTTGTGATTAATGATGGAGATATGGGCCCAAACGTTTTAGCAAAAAACAGAAACATTCCCTCCATATTCATAACAAACCAGTTTAGGCCAAGGCTTTGGAAGTCCAGATTTTACTTTTATCCAGGAGTATGGTACGTATCAAAACAAATTGCCAAGGCAACAAAGATAGCAGTTGCCGACTCACCGCCTCCATATACCATGTGCGAATATAATCTCAATTTTCCAGAAAAACTCAAAGAAAAAGTAGTGTATGTGGGCCATTTTGCATCTGACAAAAAGAAAAAATCCGACGTAAAATCTGATCTTGAAAAGCTGATTGAAGGCCATAAGTTTGGTTATTGGATGAGAACTGGCAACAAGAGCACAAACGACATCACCGGAAAAAAATATGAGGAAGCGTTTTCCCAGATGAAAAAGGAAAAGCGAATCATCTCGCATGCAAGAGCAGACCAATCAATTGACAAAGTAAAGGATGCAGACGGCAAGACACATTCCATTTCAGAGGCGCTGGAAAAGAAAATAGACTGGATTCAAATCGACGTAGGATTCCTATCAGAATCGCAAAAAGAAACAGTCTTGGAAGAATGTGACTATGCAGTAATCAACGGCTCACATACCGTGATGGGCGAAATTATTGGAATAAAGGCAAAGCCAATAATCGGCATCCCTGTGTATGACGAGCAGACAAACCAGATCCAGTGGGCGCAAGAGCACAGACTTGGCATATTGGCAAACAACACAAAGCAGCTTGTTTTTGGCATTTCGCATCTAAAGGAAAACTATGATTCCTTTGTGGACACAGTAAAACAATACCAAAAGAACTTTGTGGCAAACGGCGCTAGGACCACTGCCAAGCTAGCTGCAGAGATGCTAGAATCACGATAA
- a CDS encoding SDR family NAD(P)-dependent oxidoreductase — protein MPFKDKVVVITGASSGIGRSAAIEFANKSAKLVLVSRRKEKLEELQQLLKSDTLVCPCDVSDKDQVKTMAAQVLDKFGKVDILVNNAGFAIYGTVSDLSIEEIESQMRTNYLGMVYCTKNFLPIFQKQNSGRIVNVASVAASFGLPGIASYCASKFAMLGFSEGLKHELKGTNIGVTVVSPIMVRTHFFDHESFSKMPKYSPTSLDPKIVAKAILRASESSRLEIIVPNIVRIGVWLKHTIPFVINPVMGAAFRKLQK, from the coding sequence ATGCCATTCAAAGACAAAGTCGTAGTGATTACCGGCGCATCAAGTGGGATTGGCAGATCAGCTGCAATCGAGTTTGCAAACAAGAGTGCAAAGCTAGTTCTGGTATCGCGAAGAAAGGAAAAGCTAGAAGAACTGCAACAATTGCTAAAATCTGATACCTTAGTCTGTCCATGCGATGTCTCTGATAAGGACCAAGTCAAGACAATGGCAGCCCAAGTCTTGGATAAATTCGGCAAAGTCGACATTTTAGTAAACAATGCAGGCTTTGCAATCTACGGGACAGTATCGGATCTTTCCATAGAAGAAATTGAATCCCAAATGAGGACAAACTATCTAGGAATGGTATACTGCACAAAGAATTTTCTTCCAATATTTCAAAAGCAAAATTCCGGCCGTATTGTGAATGTAGCATCTGTTGCAGCTTCGTTTGGCCTGCCAGGGATTGCCTCGTACTGCGCATCAAAGTTTGCAATGCTTGGCTTTTCTGAGGGACTAAAACACGAACTAAAGGGAACAAACATTGGTGTAACTGTAGTCAGCCCAATAATGGTTAGAACCCATTTCTTTGATCATGAGTCATTTAGCAAAATGCCAAAATATTCCCCAACCTCGCTAGATCCAAAAATAGTGGCAAAGGCAATTCTGAGAGCATCCGAATCATCAAGACTGGAAATCATTGTACCAAATATAGTGCGAATCGGAGTCTGGCTAAAACACACAATTCCGTTTGTGATAAATCCAGTCATGGGTGCGGCATTTAGAAAACTGCAAAAATAA
- a CDS encoding lysylphosphatidylglycerol synthase transmembrane domain-containing protein, whose product MKWRIVAFAASLVPFLIIAISFDVKPEDVFAVGIVNFLAAFAAMMGKLFLQGIKFHYIIGVFHGKIESLWRTIFVRIGSEFVTMTTPMFVGGEVVRIYWMNKRGMPTSKASWLGIFEIVTEVLAAGVLSLTAGIVAILAGHAIIGAIVLGTTIPVVGLWTGLFFLTAKRDFQVPKIFVNLVLRLRKEKGQEYLDKTNEWMADVCTMTRQNIRAPHAKKAFVISFLISLASWLVFGISFMFISFGTEQTVSAIDSILAVMAGNAIGNMPITVGGSGLAEFGTWAYLSHLDEFKLELPSDSVEWDAIIAWRIATYQLPIPIAWFLLMKMALRKYQKPSE is encoded by the coding sequence ATGAAATGGCGAATCGTTGCATTTGCAGCTAGCCTTGTTCCGTTTTTGATAATTGCCATATCCTTTGATGTAAAGCCGGAGGACGTCTTTGCGGTAGGAATTGTGAACTTTCTTGCAGCCTTTGCGGCAATGATGGGAAAATTATTCCTGCAGGGAATAAAGTTCCATTATATCATAGGTGTGTTTCACGGAAAAATAGAATCGCTTTGGAGAACCATCTTTGTGAGAATTGGCTCTGAATTTGTAACAATGACTACACCTATGTTTGTCGGTGGAGAAGTGGTCAGAATCTACTGGATGAACAAGCGTGGCATGCCCACATCAAAGGCATCCTGGCTTGGAATATTTGAGATTGTAACAGAGGTCTTGGCAGCAGGCGTCTTGTCATTGACTGCTGGAATAGTAGCCATTTTAGCTGGACATGCAATAATTGGCGCAATTGTCCTAGGCACCACGATTCCAGTTGTTGGATTGTGGACGGGATTATTCTTTTTGACTGCCAAGCGAGACTTTCAGGTGCCAAAAATCTTTGTAAATCTGGTATTGCGATTACGCAAGGAAAAAGGCCAGGAATATTTGGACAAGACCAACGAGTGGATGGCCGATGTATGTACCATGACGCGCCAAAACATTCGTGCACCACACGCAAAAAAGGCATTTGTGATATCGTTTTTGATCTCACTTGCGTCTTGGCTCGTCTTTGGAATCTCGTTCATGTTCATTTCATTTGGAACCGAGCAGACAGTAAGCGCAATAGACTCTATTTTGGCAGTAATGGCAGGCAACGCAATTGGAAACATGCCTATCACGGTTGGGGGTTCGGGTCTTGCGGAATTTGGAACGTGGGCGTATTTATCGCATTTAGATGAGTTCAAGCTGGAGCTGCCAAGCGACAGCGTAGAATGGGACGCAATCATTGCTTGGAGAATTGCGACATATCAATTGCCAATTCCGATTGCATGGTTTTTGCTAATGAAGATGGCGCTGCGCAAATACCAAAAACCATCTGAATAG
- a CDS encoding ATP/GTP-binding protein: MKAIFVAGTAGSGKSLLTSKIHEYYTRNGAFTAILNLDPGVISLPYTPDIDIRDSVDIVSIMKQYDLGPNGALMMANDLIASKLDELQEEADKINPDYLIVDTPGQIELFAYRTSGPYFVNNFMADQKSALFLYDGVLVTTAVNFVSMALLATSIRLRMGMPTINVLTKTDLIADKISEILRWTTNLKTLENAISAEADGETYVLVTNILRSLNLSGFAQGLIPVSNATGEGMVNLEGSLSRILNQGEEIED, encoded by the coding sequence TTGAAAGCAATTTTTGTTGCGGGAACTGCAGGCTCTGGAAAATCACTGCTCACATCTAAAATTCACGAATATTACACCAGAAACGGAGCGTTTACCGCTATTTTGAATTTGGATCCAGGTGTGATCTCACTACCATACACGCCAGATATTGACATCAGGGATTCTGTAGATATTGTATCCATAATGAAGCAGTACGATCTTGGCCCAAATGGTGCACTGATGATGGCAAACGATTTGATTGCGTCCAAGCTTGACGAGCTGCAAGAGGAAGCGGACAAGATAAATCCGGATTATTTGATTGTTGACACACCAGGACAAATTGAGCTGTTTGCATATAGAACAAGCGGCCCGTATTTTGTGAATAATTTTATGGCAGATCAAAAGTCGGCATTGTTTTTGTATGACGGAGTCCTAGTCACAACTGCGGTCAATTTTGTGTCCATGGCACTTCTTGCCACATCCATCAGACTGCGAATGGGAATGCCGACAATCAATGTACTAACAAAAACAGACTTGATTGCAGACAAGATTTCCGAAATATTGCGCTGGACTACAAATCTGAAAACGCTGGAAAATGCTATCTCTGCAGAAGCAGACGGTGAGACCTATGTGCTTGTGACAAACATTTTGCGCAGCTTGAACCTGTCTGGCTTTGCGCAGGGGCTGATTCCAGTATCCAATGCAACAGGTGAGGGAATGGTGAACTTGGAAGGCTCGCTGAGCAGAATTCTTAACCAAGGAGAGGAGATTGAAGACTGA
- a CDS encoding homoserine kinase has product MNSITAKAPSSTANLGPGFDVFGLALDAFYDTVTLTRQKNGISIITGDSIPVSPSKNTAGLVVQYMKKKFKIKSGIQIKIKKGVPAGFGMGSSAASAAATAIAFDRLFGLKLDGNTLVECAGVGERASAGSIHYDNVSASVLGGFVIVRTKPLDVLKVLPPSDLRLVVAVPKMVVPAKKTQVSRSVVPKQIALADSVVNLSNAAAIVAGFVSKDSELIGRSIQDIIVEPARAHLIPGFNSVKKNALRAGALGVTISGAGPSVISFATKKANLAKISSAMKKGFASAKTDCTVVICKPSGGAKTI; this is encoded by the coding sequence ATGAACTCTATTACTGCTAAAGCGCCATCATCTACTGCCAATTTGGGCCCAGGCTTTGACGTGTTTGGCCTTGCACTGGATGCATTTTATGATACGGTTACTTTGACTAGGCAAAAAAATGGCATTTCAATAATTACTGGCGATTCCATTCCTGTTTCCCCAAGCAAGAACACCGCAGGACTGGTAGTCCAGTACATGAAGAAAAAATTCAAGATAAAAAGCGGAATCCAAATCAAGATCAAAAAAGGAGTCCCGGCCGGATTTGGGATGGGAAGTAGTGCGGCCTCTGCAGCCGCCACTGCGATTGCGTTTGATAGGTTGTTTGGCCTAAAGCTGGACGGAAACACCTTAGTAGAATGTGCAGGGGTTGGCGAGCGTGCAAGTGCAGGCTCTATTCACTATGATAATGTGTCTGCGTCTGTTTTGGGTGGATTTGTCATAGTTAGGACCAAGCCTCTTGATGTGCTCAAAGTTTTGCCTCCGTCCGATCTGAGACTGGTTGTGGCTGTGCCAAAGATGGTGGTTCCTGCAAAAAAGACCCAAGTCTCCAGAAGCGTTGTGCCAAAGCAAATAGCGCTTGCAGATTCGGTGGTTAATCTGTCAAATGCAGCTGCAATCGTTGCGGGATTTGTGAGTAAAGACTCGGAGCTGATTGGTCGATCAATTCAGGATATCATAGTAGAGCCCGCAAGAGCACACCTGATTCCGGGGTTCAATTCGGTCAAGAAAAACGCTCTGAGGGCAGGAGCACTAGGCGTTACAATTTCCGGCGCTGGGCCTTCTGTTATTTCATTTGCCACAAAAAAAGCAAACTTGGCCAAAATATCAAGTGCAATGAAAAAGGGATTTGCTTCTGCAAAGACAGATTGTACGGTTGTGATTTGCAAGCCAAGCGGCGGCGCAAAGACGATCTAA
- a CDS encoding 7-cyano-7-deazaguanine synthase: protein MKKAVLVLSGGLDSLCLGAHLAKKYDLYGITFSYGQRASKELEAAKKVGKTLHLKEHKIIPLDFMKSLYGTSNVLTSSKRALPSKFEYSIVVPIRNAIFVTIATAWAFSLKASLVAYGAHTDDTKYPDCRPIFAKKLESALNQGEIDGINLGIRNKIQIWSPYSTGISKSTLIKSGYEKFGGKIFQTWSCYANAKHHCGKCESCNNRKSAFVQAKIKDKTKYLVSGF, encoded by the coding sequence TTGAAAAAAGCAGTCCTGGTTCTCAGTGGCGGACTGGACTCGTTATGTCTTGGGGCTCATCTGGCCAAAAAATATGACTTGTATGGAATCACGTTTTCATACGGACAAAGAGCATCAAAGGAGCTAGAGGCGGCAAAAAAAGTAGGAAAGACACTTCACCTCAAAGAACACAAAATAATTCCACTTGACTTTATGAAATCACTCTATGGGACAAGCAATGTACTTACCAGCTCCAAAAGGGCGCTCCCATCAAAATTTGAATATTCCATTGTGGTGCCAATCAGAAATGCAATTTTTGTAACAATTGCAACTGCGTGGGCTTTTTCACTCAAGGCATCCCTTGTCGCATATGGCGCCCACACAGACGATACAAAATACCCAGACTGCAGGCCTATATTTGCAAAAAAACTGGAATCTGCCCTAAATCAGGGAGAAATTGATGGAATCAATCTAGGAATTAGAAACAAAATTCAGATCTGGTCGCCGTATTCCACAGGCATATCAAAGAGCACGCTAATCAAGTCAGGCTATGAAAAATTTGGCGGCAAGATATTTCAGACGTGGAGTTGTTATGCAAACGCAAAACATCATTGCGGAAAATGCGAGTCCTGCAATAACAGAAAGTCTGCATTTGTGCAGGCAAAAATTAAGGACAAGACAAAATATCTAGTATCTGGTTTCTAG
- the folE gene encoding GTP cyclohydrolase I FolE, which translates to MNKERVRKLVRELIIELGEDPTREGLRGTPERIADMYEEIFSGYDSDSELSVQFSEDSDAVVVKDIKFYSMCEHHMLPFFGKISIAYLPNGRVFGVSKLVRLVEKYAKRLQIQERMTKDIADELYAQGVKGVMVLSDAEHFCMKMRGVKNDATMTSAAYRGYYERKENREDVVAIIRNSKSSLL; encoded by the coding sequence ATGAACAAAGAACGAGTGCGCAAGCTAGTCCGCGAGCTAATCATAGAATTAGGCGAAGATCCAACACGCGAAGGACTACGAGGAACACCAGAAAGAATTGCAGACATGTATGAGGAAATCTTTTCAGGCTATGATTCAGATTCGGAACTATCTGTCCAATTCTCAGAGGACTCGGACGCAGTTGTAGTAAAAGACATCAAGTTCTATTCCATGTGCGAGCATCACATGCTTCCATTCTTTGGCAAAATCAGCATCGCGTATCTTCCAAATGGCCGAGTCTTTGGCGTATCCAAGCTAGTAAGGCTTGTGGAAAAATACGCAAAACGTCTCCAAATTCAGGAACGCATGACAAAAGACATTGCAGATGAGCTATATGCTCAGGGAGTAAAGGGAGTAATGGTATTATCCGATGCAGAACATTTTTGCATGAAAATGAGAGGAGTCAAAAACGATGCAACAATGACTTCGGCTGCATATCGAGGATACTATGAAAGAAAGGAAAACCGCGAGGATGTTGTCGCCATAATTCGCAATTCTAAATCATCGCTTCTTTGA
- a CDS encoding 7-carboxy-7-deazaguanine synthase QueE: MKVRLYEIFTSLEGEGILYGTKTLFVRLAGCPFTCFYCDTKESLPMDSGQEYEIADACALIEKNLAENTYKVNFTGGDPLVQAEAVSEMAKFIQSKKIPTYLESSCFDSKKFAKVLPFIDYIKIELKTKDSEFVDAKHYSTLIENALDCLRQSVVAKKPTYIKIVVSSKTELETFSDLVKKIFKTVGTRDLKGFIIQPTYGIAEPTLQKLLSFYDAVYSYYSDVRVVPQLHKLIGAP; the protein is encoded by the coding sequence TTGAAAGTAAGGCTCTATGAGATATTCACATCCCTTGAAGGAGAAGGAATTCTTTACGGAACAAAAACCCTCTTTGTAAGGCTGGCAGGATGCCCCTTTACCTGCTTTTACTGCGATACCAAGGAATCACTTCCGATGGATTCTGGGCAAGAATACGAAATTGCAGATGCCTGCGCACTGATTGAAAAAAATCTCGCAGAAAACACCTACAAGGTCAATTTCACAGGAGGTGATCCACTAGTGCAGGCAGAGGCAGTTTCAGAAATGGCAAAATTCATCCAGTCAAAAAAAATCCCAACATATCTGGAATCATCATGCTTTGATTCAAAAAAATTTGCCAAGGTTCTGCCGTTTATTGATTACATCAAAATTGAGCTCAAAACCAAAGACTCGGAATTTGTCGATGCAAAACATTATTCTACGCTCATAGAAAATGCACTGGATTGCCTAAGACAATCAGTTGTAGCAAAAAAACCAACATACATCAAAATTGTCGTTTCATCAAAAACAGAACTGGAAACATTTTCAGATTTAGTGAAGAAAATTTTCAAAACTGTTGGCACTAGGGATCTTAAGGGTTTTATAATACAACCGACCTACGGAATAGCAGAACCAACATTGCAGAAACTTTTGAGCTTTTACGATGCAGTTTATTCTTACTATAGTGACGTACGTGTCGTACCGCAACTACACAAGCTGATAGGTGCACCATGA